A DNA window from Pogona vitticeps strain Pit_001003342236 chromosome 2, PviZW2.1, whole genome shotgun sequence contains the following coding sequences:
- the LOC110081179 gene encoding immunoglobulin lambda-1 light chain, which translates to MSSQILLCLSLVLSIHGGALQPVPVQPPQALYAEGETAVLQCPLERGKIQDYHVFWFQQKPASHPTLILKHGNNGQIDKSSKFDARFVPIRDATANAYVLQIQRVRTEESATYWCLAEANYFSIAVSGKGTQLSVRGGTSVKEPSSVFLLSDASQRSCSSTVHALCVAEQFYPGFLEIKWSIDGKDITEGVMPSQVMLNKDGSYSASSILNISHNLLGPGASVKCSVLHQSSGAKAERSLTQCQAS; encoded by the exons AGCTTTGCAGCCTGTGCCCGTACAGCCACCGCAAGCCTTATATGCTGAGGGGGAGACCGCTGTCCTGCAGTGCCCCCTGGAGAGGGGCAAGATCCAGGACTACCATGTTTTCTGGTTTCAGCAAAAGCCAGCCAGTCACCCCACTCTCATTTTGAAGCATGGCAACAATGGCCAGATAGACAAATCGTCCAAATTTGATGCTCGGTTTGTCCCCATCCGGGATGCCACTGCCAATGCATATGTGCTGCAGATCCAGAGGGTGCGCACTGAAGAAAGTGCCACCTATTGGTGCCTGGCAGAAGCGAATTACTTCAGCATTGCAGTCTCAGGGAAAGGGACACAGCTCAGTGTCAGGGGCG GAACATCAGTAAAGGAACCATCATCAGTCTTCCTCTTGTCTGATGCTTCTCAGAGATCCTGCTCTTCTACAGTCCACGCCTTGTGTGTAGCTGAACAATTCTACCCAGGATTTCTGGAGATCAAGTGGAGCATAGATGGAAAAGATATAACGGAGGGGGTGATGCCTAGTCAGGTGATGTTGAACAAAGATGGCTCGTACAGCGCCAGCAGCATCCTGAACATCTCTCATAACCTCCTTGGCCCTGGCGCATCCGTCAAGTGTTCTGTGCTCCACCAGTCCTCTGGTGCCAAGGCTGAACGGAGTCTGACACAGTGCCAGGCGTCGTAA